The Chroicocephalus ridibundus chromosome 3, bChrRid1.1, whole genome shotgun sequence genome has a segment encoding these proteins:
- the SDC1 gene encoding syndecan-1 gives MINVVAVWLVALCFQAAVPQTTNLNLPPEDLDSSGDDDDAFSGSGAGPLTDQSRTWRIPGEPTNSSLLVTPMDFNEQLFPGIESRTEKEVISPSATSNVVTEEPVVAVKDEVSILGSPDEKPTNDAVTTVRSPTTHSPSVVHVTPSEASDTVHELEPKFPSSHVPDTKDVPEPHSTIHHEGDIAAAPTTMAPKDVVPTHEEVSEDGSGDPGDFILTKDEDLVPTQNSEVLADSGRNAKAAGASGIMDRKEVLGGVIAGGLVGLVFAVFLVAFMLYRMKKKDEGSYSLDEPKQSNGGYQKPHKQEEFYA, from the exons CAAACTACAAATCTGAACCTTCCTCCTGAAGATCTTGATTCATCTGGTGATGACGATGATGCGTTCTCAGGTTCAGGTGCAG gtCCCCTGACTGACCAGTCTCGCACCTGGAGAATCCCGGGAGAACCGACCAATTCCTCATTACTGGTAACACCAATGGATTTCAATGAACAGCTGTTTCCCGGGATTGAGAGCCGAACTGAAAAGGAAGTAATATCTCCTTCTGCAACTAGTAATGTAGTGACAGAGGAGCCGGTTGTAGCTGTGAAGGATGAAGTATCCATCCTGGGCTCACCTGATGAGAAACCAACAAATGATGCAGTTACAACAGTAAGAAGCCCCACTACTCACTCACCTTCAGTGGTTCATGTAACTCCTTCAGAAGCCTCAGACACAGTCCATGAGCTCGAACCTAAATTCCCTAGCTCTCATGTGCCAGACACTAAAGACGTGCCTGAGCCCCACTCTACCATCCATCATGAGGGAGACATCGCTGCCGCCCCCACGACGATGGCTCCAAAGGACGTGGTTCCCACACATGAGGAGGTTTCCGAAGACGGCTCTGGAGACCCG GGAGATTTCATCTTGACTAAAGATGAGGATTTGGTCCCCACCCAGAACTCAGAAGTGCTGGCTGACTCTGGGAGGAATGCCAAAGCAGCAGGAGCCTCGGGAATTATGGACAGAAAAGAAGTTCTTGGAG GTGTTATTGCTGGAGGACTAGTAGGCTTGGTGTTTGCAGTGTTTCTAGTTGCGTTTATGCtgtacagaatgaagaaaaaagacGAAGGCAGCTATTCACTGGATGAACCAAAACAGTCTAACGGAGGAtaccaaaaaccacacaaacaagaagaATTCTATGCATAA